One region of Carya illinoinensis cultivar Pawnee chromosome 8, C.illinoinensisPawnee_v1, whole genome shotgun sequence genomic DNA includes:
- the LOC122318919 gene encoding uncharacterized protein LOC122318919, producing the protein MSTANSSSSLGNRTLVNNPICTCGQPASLRTSTTMTNPGRSFFGCPKYNKQGLPHCNYFKWADISEEIEIERMKIEILRLRNEQELRRREEEILKRELEVHNDRLDIQKQRADIRHERTLLRSYCVILILIVMYFVRP; encoded by the exons ATGTCAACAGCAaattcttcatcttctcttgGTAACCGTACTTTGGTGAACAACCCAATATGCACTTGTGGCCAACCCGCTTCACTTAGAACTTCAACTACGATGACAAATCCGGGACGATCATTCTTTGGGTGTCCAAAGTATAATAAACAG GGATTACCACATTGCAACTACTTCAAATGGGCAGATATcagtgaggaaattgaaatagaACGTATGAAGATCGAAATTCTGAGGTTAAGAAATGAGCAAGAGCttcgaagaagagaggaagagattttgaagaggGAGTTGGAAGTCCACAATGATCGACTGGATATTCAAAAGCAACGAGCAGACATCCGACATGAACGCACACTTCTTCGTAGCTATtgtgtgattttaattttaattgtaatgTACTTCGTACGACCATAG
- the LOC122274520 gene encoding protein FAR1-RELATED SEQUENCE 5-like has protein sequence MEKGKGKEHASPITPLATNPSINPSTQVIPRPFFTYLSTPPTTNASINPTTQVIPISVYPDFSSYMHGGHAPMPHALLPPFLPCPNANPSSWTCQENLMPEFQSSAPPSLIGTPSASSSRVEEIQEPTPDSREVEIFSTSSESEDNNEAERENTVHNEGADIIEEPKVGMVFKSQDELVAYYKGYGKQCGFGIMTQRSHRFEDGSLRYITLCCSRGGKARNRTTNVARPRPTSKTDCKAKINATFMDGVFKLLSVHNSHNHSVSPQKSRFFRCNREVSESVKRVLDTNDQAGIRLNKSFAALVQEAGGFENLPFSEKDCRNYIDKARHLRLGKGGAEALRQYFARMQYKNDGFFSDIDHDDDGRLKNVFWADARSRAAYKYWGDVVTFDTTYLTNRYGMPFAPFVGVNHHGQSILLGAGLISNEDTETFAWLFQTWLNCMDGEAPKAIITDQDRAMKNAIALVFPNTRHIYCLWHILKKVPEKLGSHHAYKTGLKTSLMKCVYDSQTIVEFENSWNVLITTYNLQENAWLHSLYDEREFWVPVFLKEIFWAGMSTTQRSESMNAFFDGYVHSRTNLKEFVDQFDNALRKKIENENGADFHSFHVTIPVVSISPLEKIFQNIYTNAKFREVQKEIIGMVGVLPSLHRKDGVIATYHVEDEVAVDDFIKEVTQTVYFNEAECDVKCSCALFEMRGILCRHVLAIMRVNKVKRVSEKYILDRWRKDIKRTYTLIRSSYDSVDARPEVSRYSRIMKVCYKVATNAASSDKNAEDMIHKLHEMNLGYLTNKLPLQTSSNVAVTPVNTTIEGSSKKVLSPRQVRGKGRPPFLRKKSMIERVRPTTKKATQQRKRKQPHGAETCRNLFGHVDIGTEETIHIQQPQNTTEVLEYGGTQFGFAMSDTQESVHIGVDIHQLEPLSGTQTWL, from the exons atggagaaagggaaagggaaagagCATGCATCTCCTATAACGCCTCTTGCCACTAATCCATCAATTAATCCATCAACTCAG GTGATACCGAGaccattttttacatatttgtcAACACCTCCTACCACAAATGCATCTATCAATCCAACAACCCAG GTCATACCAATATCAGTTTATCCAGATTTCTCAAGTTATATGCATGGGGGCCATGCACCAATGCCACATGCTCTGTTACCACCTTTCTTACCTTGTCCTAATGCCAACCCATCGTCATGGACTTGTCAG GAAAACCTTATGCCAGAATTTCAGTCATCAGCTCCCCCCTCTTTGATTGGTACTCCATCTGCAAGCTCCAGCCGTGTTGAAGAAATTCAAGAGCCCACACCTGACTCGAGGGAGGTTGAAATATTCTCTACATCCTCTGAATCCGAAGATAACAATGAGGCCGAGAGGGAAAATACAGTGCATAATGAGGGGGCCGATATCATTGAGGAGCCGAAAGTGGGGATGGTCTTCAAATCTCAAGACGAGTTAGTGGCATATTATAAAGGTTATGGGAAACAATGCGGTTTTGGGATAATGACTCAAAGGAGTCATAGGTTTGAGGATGGGAGCCTCAGATATATCACGCTTTGTTGTTCTCGTGGTGGGAAGGCACGGAACCGTACGACAAATGTTGCGAGGCCGCGTCCGACGTCAAAGACTGACTGTAAGGCAAAGATAAATGCTACGTTCATGGATGGAGTTTTCAAGTTGTTGAGTGTTCACAATTCCCACAATCACAGCGTAAGTCCACAGAAGTCCAGATTCTTTCGCtgtaatagagaagtgagcGAGTCTGTTAAGAGAGTATTAGATACAAATGATCAAGCTGGCATTAGACTAAACAAGAGTTTTGCAGCACTTGTGCAAGAAGCGGGTGGGTTTGAGAACTTGCCTTTCAGTGAGAAAGATTGCAGAAATTATATTGATAAGGCACGCCACCTTCGACTTGGGAAAGGTGGCGCTGAAGCCCTTCGTCAGTATTTTGCTAGGATGCAGTACAAAAATGATGGATTCTTTTCAGACATCGACCACGATGATGATGGAAGGTTGAAGAATGTCTTCTGGGCAGATGCACGGAGCAGGGCAGCCTATAAATATTGGGGTGATGTTGTGACATTTGACACCACATACCTGACAAATAGGTATGGAATGCCGTTTGCAccgtttgttggtgtaaaccaccatggtcAGTCAATCCTTCTGGGGGCAGGATTGATTTCTAACGAGGATACGGAAACATTTGCATGGCTGTTTCAGACTTGGCTAAACTGTATGGATGGGGAAGCGCCAAAGGCCATTATCACAGATCAAGATAGAGCTATGAAGAATGCAATTGCTCTTGTCTTCCCCAATACAAGACACATATATTGTTTGTGGCATATTCTTAAAAAAGTACCTGAGAAACTTGGTTCCCATCATGCATACAAAACTGGGTTGAAAACTAGTTTGATGAAGTGTGTGTATGACTCTCAAACCATTGTGGAATTTGAAAATAGTTGGAATGTGTTAATTACCACTTACAATTTGCAAGAAAATGCTTGGTTGCATAGTTTATATGATGAGCGTGAGTTCTGGGTACCAGTATTCTTGAAAGAAATCTTTTGGGCTGGGATGAGTACAACACAAcgaagcgagagcatgaatgctttcTTTGATGGCTACGTACACTCAAGGacaaacttaaaagagtttgtCGATCAATTTGATAATGCATTGAGAAAGaagattgaaaatgaaaatggggCGGACTTCCATTCATTCCACGTCACAATTCCCGTCGTCTCGATCTCTCCTCTTGAAAAGATATTTCAGAACATATACACAAATGCtaaatttagagaagttcaAAAAGAGATAATCGGGATGGTTGGTGTTCTTCCAAGTCTACATCGAAAAGATGGTGTAATCGCAACGTAtcatgtagaagatgaagttgcTGTTGATGATTTCATCAAAGAGGTGACCCAAACAGTGTACTTCAATGAGGCTGAATGTGATGTAAAGTGTTCATGCGCACTGTTTGAAATGAGAGGCATATTGTGTCGACATGTATTGGCTATTATGAGAGTTAACAAAGTGAAAAGAGTGtcagaaaaatacatattagatCGATGGAGAAAGGACATTAAACGGACATACACTCTTATTCGAAGTTCTTATGACTCAGTTGATGCGAGGCCAGAAGTGAGTAGATATTCACGAATCATGAAGGTATGCTACAAGGTTGCCACAAATGCAGCGTCATCTGATAAGAATGCCGAGGATATGATACATAAGTTACATGAAATGAACCTCGGCTACCTCACCAACAAGTTGCCCCTTCAAACTTCTTCCAACGTTGCAGTTACACCTGTCAATACCACCATAGAGGGGAGTTCAAAAAAAGTACTGAGTCCCCGTCAAGTGAGAGGGAAAGGCAGACCACCATTTCTCAGGAAGAAATCAATGATTGAGCGGGTCAGACCGACAACGAAGAAGGCTACTCAACAGAGAAAACGTAAACAG cCTCATGGAGCAGAAACATGCAGAAATTTATTTGGACATGTAGATATTGGGACTGAAGAGACAATTCACATTCAG CAACCACAAAATACTACAGAGGTGTTGGAATATGGTGGAACCCAGTTTGGTTTTGCAATGAGTGATACTCAAGAAAGT GTACATATTGGAGTAGATATTCACCAATTGGAACCGTTGTCTGGGACACAGACATGGTTATAA